A single genomic interval of Carassius gibelio isolate Cgi1373 ecotype wild population from Czech Republic chromosome A22, carGib1.2-hapl.c, whole genome shotgun sequence harbors:
- the LOC127942511 gene encoding zona pellucida sperm-binding protein 3-like isoform X1: MGLLQCLLVLVVLVVFDLKNAIGSLSSSQSPKSKKHQSYPASRVPVSSQVLGNTLQKASLFQSLDYRGFAQEPLGLQEKQVLQGPVKPLDWRFPIVPEVPSEMAVDFHLRQPVTPSSVAIQCGENRIHVEVQQDLFSNGELIQPSGLTLGGCPVVGLVPGSKVLFFENELQDCNSVLMMTKDELVYTFALTYTPEAFAGTPITRAGGAVIGVQCHYQRFQNVSSSALKPTWVPYASTEAGEEVLVFSLKLMTDDWSYERPSNSYFLGDVINVEASVKVYNHVPLRVFVDSCVATQVPDVNALPRYLFIENHGCLVDAKVTASSSRFMPRSQEDKIRFQLEAFMFQGGSSPSIYMTCVLKATLASAPSDALHKSCSFANGWLAADGNNQVCGCCDSTCGPDGGTAASPFGGLQWEGKASLGPVVVQEHKKTLAGLQ; the protein is encoded by the exons atgggtcttttgcaatgtctgttagtgctggttgtgcttgtggtgtttgatctGAAGAATGCTATTGGAAGTTTGAGTTCCAGTCAAAGTCCAAAAAGCAAGAAGCATCAATCATATCCAGCTTCCAGAGTGCCTGTTTCTTCTCAAGTGCTCGGGAACACTTTGCAGAAGGCCTCTCTGTTTCAGAGTCTCGACTACAGAGGATTTGCACAAgagcctcttggtcttcaggagaagcaggtgttgcagggtccagtgaagcctttggactggaggtttcccattgttccagaagtgccgagtgagatggcggtggatttccatttgaggcaacctgtgacccccagtagtgtagctattcaatgcggtgagaaccggattcatgtggaggtacagcaggacttgtttagcaatggtgaactgatccagccatctggtcTGACTCTGGGAGGATGTCCTGTTGTCGGTTTGGTCCCAGGCTCTAAGGTGCTCTTCTTTGAGAATGAACTGCAGGACTGCAACAGTGTCTTGATG ATGACCAAggatgagcttgtctacacctttgCCCTTACCTACACTCCTGAGGCGTTTGCTGGCACTCCGATTACCCGTGCAGGTGGTGCAGTTATTGGAGTTCAATGCCACTATCAAAG GTTTCAAAATGTCAGCAGTAGTGCCTTGAAGCCAACTTGGGTCCCTTATGCCTCAACGGAGGCTGGTGAAGAAGTCTTGGTGTTCTCCCTGAAGCTCATGACTG atgactggtcctatgagaggccttcaaactcttacttcctgggtgacgttattaatgttgaggcatctgtgaaggtatacaaccacgtccctctgcgtgtgtttgtggacagctgtgtggccacccaagtacctgatgtgaacgcccttccgagatatttgttcattgagaatcatgg ATGTCttgtggatgccaaggtcaccgcttccagctcgcgcttcatgcctcgatcccaggaagacaaaatccggttccagctggaggccttcatgttccaggggggatccagtccttct atctacatgacgtgtgttctgaaggccactcttgcttctgcacctagtgacgcgctccacaaatcctgttcctttgccaatgg gtggcttgctgctgatgggaacaaccaggtttgtggttgctgtgactcaacatgtggtcctgatggtggaactgcTGCTTCTCCTTTTGGAG GCCTTCAGTGGGAAGGGAAGGCCTCGCTCGGTCCTGTAGTGGTTCAAGAGCACAAGAAGACTTTAGCTGGTCTTCAATAA
- the LOC127942511 gene encoding zona pellucida sperm-binding protein 3-like isoform X2, with the protein MGLLQCLLVLVVLVVFDLKNAIGSLSSSQSPKSKKHQSYPASRVPVSSQVLGNTLQKASLFQSLDYRGFAQEPLGLQEKQVLQGPVKPLDWRFPIVPEVPSEMAVDFHLRQPVTPSSVAIQCGENRIHVEVQQDLFSNGELIQPSGLTLGGCPVVGLVPGSKVLFFENELQDCNSVLMMTKDELVYTFALTYTPEAFAGTPITRAGGAVIGVQCHYQRFQNVSSSALKPTWVPYASTEAGEEVLVFSLKLMTDDWSYERPSNSYFLGDVINVEASVKVYNHVPLRVFVDSCVATQVPDVNALPRYLFIENHGCLVDAKVTASSSRFMPRSQEDKIRFQLEAFMFQGGSSPSIYMTCVLKATLASAPSDALHKSCSFANGWLAADGNNQVCGCCDSTCGPDGGTAASPFGGLRWEGKASLGPVVVQEHKKTLAGLQ; encoded by the exons atgggtcttttgcaatgtctgttagtgctggttgtgcttgtggtgtttgatctGAAGAATGCTATTGGAAGTTTGAGTTCCAGTCAAAGTCCAAAAAGCAAGAAGCATCAATCATATCCAGCTTCCAGAGTGCCTGTTTCTTCTCAAGTGCTCGGGAACACTTTGCAGAAGGCCTCTCTGTTTCAGAGTCTCGACTACAGAGGATTTGCACAAgagcctcttggtcttcaggagaagcaggtgttgcagggtccagtgaagcctttggactggaggtttcccattgttccagaagtgccgagtgagatggcggtggatttccatttgaggcaacctgtgacccccagtagtgtagctattcaatgcggtgagaaccggattcatgtggaggtacagcaggacttgtttagcaatggtgaactgatccagccatctggtcTGACTCTGGGAGGATGTCCTGTTGTCGGTTTGGTCCCAGGCTCTAAGGTGCTCTTCTTTGAGAATGAACTGCAGGACTGCAACAGTGTCTTGATG ATGACCAAggatgagcttgtctacacctttgCCCTTACCTACACTCCTGAGGCGTTTGCTGGCACTCCGATTACCCGTGCAGGTGGTGCAGTTATTGGAGTTCAATGCCACTATCAAAG GTTTCAAAATGTCAGCAGTAGTGCCTTGAAGCCAACTTGGGTCCCTTATGCCTCAACGGAGGCTGGTGAAGAAGTCTTGGTGTTCTCCCTGAAGCTCATGACTG atgactggtcctatgagaggccttcaaactcttacttcctgggtgacgttattaatgttgaggcatctgtgaaggtatacaaccacgtccctctgcgtgtgtttgtggacagctgtgtggccacccaagtacctgatgtgaacgcccttccgagatatttgttcattgagaatcatgg ATGTCttgtggatgccaaggtcaccgcttccagctcgcgcttcatgcctcgatcccaggaagacaaaatccggttccagctggaggccttcatgttccaggggggatccagtccttct atctacatgacgtgtgttctgaaggccactcttgcttctgcacctagtgacgcgctccacaaatcctgttcctttgccaatgg gtggcttgctgctgatgggaacaaccaggtttgtggttgctgtgactcaacatgtggtcctgatggtggaactgcTGCTTCTCCTTTTGGAG GCCTTCGGTGGGAAGGGAAGGCCTCGCTCGGTCCTGTAGTGGTTCAAGAGCACAAGAAGACTTTAGCTGGTCTTCAATAA